The Pedobacter ginsengisoli region CCTGCTGAAATGTATTACAAAGACTTTGATGACAATGGTGCTATTGATCCTATTCTATGTTTTTATATGATGGGTAAAAGCTTTCCATACATAACCAGAGATGAATTATTAGACCAGATGAGCATCATGAGACCACGGTTCCCCAATTATGCAAGTTATGCTGACGCAACTTTAAAAGATGTATTTACATCAGATGAATTAAAGGGCGCTAAATATTTAAAAGCAAACAGTCTGAAAACTACATATTTTCAAAGTAGAACAGATGGGCGTTTTCATGAAAAAGATTTGCCTCTGGAAGTACAAATGGCTCCTGTTTATACTATTACTGCAGTTGATTATGATGCCGATGGCCATAAAGATCTGTTATTGTGTGGCAACATGAATCAAGCCAGACTTCGCTTCGGAAAATACGATGCCAATTATGGACTCCTGCTAAAAGGTAACGGTAAAGGCAATTTTAATTATATACCTCAATATAAATCGGGCTTTAAATTACAAGGGGATGTCAGAAGCGCAATTGAGATTAACAATACAATTGTTTTTGGAATTAATCAGCAAGGGCCAAAGGCCTATCAGTTAAAAGGAAAATAGAACCATTATTAAAGATATGAGAAAACTATTGTTTTTTAGTTTGTGTGTAATATGTTTAGCTGCATGCCACAGCAATGAAAAATCACCCGAATTAAGCAATAAAGATATTGCTAAGGTTGTTGATGAAATGACCGAACTTATGATTCATGACGTAACAAACCCTCCACTTGCAGCCAGATTTTTTGCTTATGCAAACCTTGCCGGTTATGAGGTTGTGGTGCAAAATGATTCCAATTGTGTTTCAATGAAGGGGATATTAAATGATTACCCTGAGATAGTAAAACCGTCGGTTCCCGGGAAATATTCTTACCAGCTCAGTGCCATCCTTGCTACAATTGCTACAGCAAAGAAAATGCAGCCTTCTGGTAGTTTATTGGAAAAATACGAGCAATCATTTTTAGATTCCTGCAAAAAAGTAGGATTCTCTGATGATGTTGTCCAGAATTCTAAATTATACGCTCAGCAGATAAGTAAGCAGATATTAAAGTACGCAAAAGCTGATAAGTATAATAAGATCAGTAACTATCCTCGTTATACACCTCTAAATAAAGAGGGCAGCTGGTACCCAACCCCACCTGGTTATTTTGCCCCTGTTGAACCATATTTTAATACCATTAGGCCTTTTGCTTTAGATTCCTGTTCTCAATTTAAACCTGCGCCTCCTGTTCCGTTTTCTAAAGATAAAAAATCGGCATTTTATAAATTAATGCTAGATAATTATGTTGTAGGTGGAGCTGGTCTAACACCAGAACACAGAGCCATTGCCGCATTTTGGGACTGCAATCCATTTGCATTAAAAAGCGATGGACATTTGCTAACCGGAATGAAAAAGATATCTCCGGGGGCACATTGGATGGGTATAGCCGGTATAGCATGCCAGCAATCTAAATTTAATTTTTCTAAAACATATCAAGTGTATACAATGGTTGCTGCAGGATTAACTGATAGCTTTATTAGTTGCTGGGACGAAAAATTTAGAAGTAATAGAATACGCCCGGAAACTGCAATAAGGACCTATATTGATCCTAAATGGAAGCCTTTATTGCAAACTCCGCCTTTTCCCGAATATTTGAGTGGACATTCTTGTGCATCCAGTACCTCTTCTGTTATACTAACTCACTATTTCGGTGATAACTATCATTATACAGATAATGTTGAAGAGAAATATGGTTTGCCATCAAGAAAATTTACCTCATTTAAAAATGCCGCAGAAGA contains the following coding sequences:
- a CDS encoding vanadium-dependent haloperoxidase yields the protein MRKLLFFSLCVICLAACHSNEKSPELSNKDIAKVVDEMTELMIHDVTNPPLAARFFAYANLAGYEVVVQNDSNCVSMKGILNDYPEIVKPSVPGKYSYQLSAILATIATAKKMQPSGSLLEKYEQSFLDSCKKVGFSDDVVQNSKLYAQQISKQILKYAKADKYNKISNYPRYTPLNKEGSWYPTPPGYFAPVEPYFNTIRPFALDSCSQFKPAPPVPFSKDKKSAFYKLMLDNYVVGGAGLTPEHRAIAAFWDCNPFALKSDGHLLTGMKKISPGAHWMGIAGIACQQSKFNFSKTYQVYTMVAAGLTDSFISCWDEKFRSNRIRPETAIRTYIDPKWKPLLQTPPFPEYLSGHSCASSTSSVILTHYFGDNYHYTDNVEEKYGLPSRKFTSFKNAAEEAALSRYWGGIHFMDAIENGMTTGFGVGELLISKLKAKQQS